A window of the Mesorhizobium opportunistum WSM2075 genome harbors these coding sequences:
- a CDS encoding CopG family ribbon-helix-helix protein: protein MDTKVITAHVPLPLAEKVDQLAARLDRPRGWIVKQALSAWVDLEEERRRLTLEALADVDAGRVIDHQAVQAWAESLGTDKPLPVPR, encoded by the coding sequence ATGGACACAAAAGTAATCACCGCTCACGTTCCGCTGCCGCTAGCAGAAAAGGTGGATCAGCTAGCTGCTCGCCTCGATCGCCCGCGCGGCTGGATCGTCAAACAAGCTCTTTCCGCGTGGGTGGATTTGGAGGAGGAGCGCCGACGTCTCACGCTTGAAGCACTGGCCGATGTGGATGCAGGACGGGTCATCGATCACCAGGCCGTGCAGGCGTGGGCTGAGAGTCTTGGCACCGACAAGCCACTACCGGTGCCTCGTTGA
- a CDS encoding riboflavin synthase has protein sequence MFTGIVTDVGTVAAIKSLSEGVGLRIDTAYDPTTIAIGASISCGGVCLTVTALPDHGSNARWFEVEAWEEALRLTTASGWKSGTKVNLERALKIGDELGGHIVSGHVDGTAEIVERKDEGDAVRFTLEAPRHLEKFIAPKGSVALDGTSLTVNKVEGTRFDVLLIHHSLTVTTWGERKAGDRVNLEIDTMARYAARLAEAAEEGL, from the coding sequence ATGTTTACCGGAATTGTCACTGATGTCGGCACCGTCGCGGCGATCAAGTCGCTGAGCGAAGGCGTCGGCTTGCGCATCGACACCGCCTATGACCCCACGACCATCGCCATCGGCGCGTCGATCTCCTGCGGCGGCGTTTGCCTGACGGTCACAGCTTTGCCTGACCATGGTTCGAACGCCCGCTGGTTCGAGGTCGAAGCGTGGGAGGAAGCCTTGCGGCTGACCACGGCCTCTGGCTGGAAATCCGGCACCAAGGTCAATCTCGAACGGGCGCTGAAGATCGGCGACGAACTTGGCGGCCACATCGTTTCGGGCCATGTCGACGGCACCGCCGAGATCGTCGAGCGCAAGGATGAGGGCGACGCGGTGCGCTTTACGCTGGAAGCGCCGCGCCATCTGGAGAAGTTCATCGCGCCGAAAGGCTCCGTCGCGCTCGACGGCACCTCGCTCACCGTCAACAAGGTCGAGGGGACCCGCTTCGACGTGCTGCTGATCCACCATTCGCTGACCGTGACCACCTGGGGCGAGCGCAAGGCCGGCGACCGCGTCAATCTCGAGATCGACACCATGGCCCGCTACGCGGCGCGGCTGGCGGAGGCGGCGGAAGAGGGACTTTGA
- the ribD gene encoding bifunctional diaminohydroxyphosphoribosylaminopyrimidine deaminase/5-amino-6-(5-phosphoribosylamino)uracil reductase RibD → MAGSRQGEAAQAALDHRFMAAALRLSRRNAGRTSTNPSVGTLIVRDDGAGPMIVGTGVTAVGGRPHAETEALAEAGELARGATAYVTLEPCAHHGRTPPCANALVNAGVARVVGASSDPDPRVSGKGYAILRAAGIEVVEKVLAAQAAEQMAGYLIRSLKKRPEVILKLALSSDGKIGREGAGQVAITGDMARREVYLMRAEADAILVGIGTALEDDPALTVRLPGLENRSPARIVLDRQIRLPEASKLVSGVDRVPLYVAACLQADPQRRAALERAGVRFIGTETHEGGVALPELLEDLAALGMASVLVEGGARVASAFLADGLVDRIVLFQGPEAIGEGGIASPIDGDHIPAGFRKLREMRFGEDGYAEWIRDL, encoded by the coding sequence ATGGCAGGATCGCGACAGGGCGAGGCCGCACAAGCGGCCCTTGATCACCGTTTCATGGCCGCTGCGCTACGGCTGTCGCGCAGGAATGCCGGCAGAACCTCGACCAACCCTTCCGTCGGCACGCTGATCGTGCGCGATGACGGTGCTGGGCCGATGATCGTCGGCACAGGTGTCACGGCAGTCGGCGGCCGGCCGCATGCCGAGACCGAGGCGCTGGCCGAAGCGGGCGAACTCGCGCGCGGTGCCACGGCTTACGTCACCCTGGAACCCTGCGCCCATCACGGCCGCACGCCGCCTTGCGCCAATGCGCTGGTCAATGCCGGCGTCGCGCGCGTCGTCGGTGCCTCCAGCGATCCTGATCCGCGCGTCTCCGGCAAGGGCTATGCTATTCTGCGGGCTGCCGGCATCGAGGTAGTCGAAAAGGTACTGGCGGCGCAAGCCGCCGAGCAGATGGCCGGCTATCTCATTCGATCACTCAAAAAACGTCCGGAAGTGATTCTGAAACTTGCGCTTTCCAGTGACGGCAAGATCGGCAGGGAGGGCGCCGGCCAAGTCGCGATCACCGGCGACATGGCCCGCCGCGAAGTCTATCTGATGCGGGCCGAGGCTGACGCCATCCTGGTCGGCATCGGCACGGCGCTTGAGGATGACCCAGCGCTGACGGTTCGCTTGCCCGGGCTGGAGAACCGTTCGCCGGCGCGCATCGTGCTCGACCGGCAGATCAGGCTGCCAGAGGCTTCGAAACTGGTTTCGGGCGTGGATCGCGTGCCGCTGTACGTCGCCGCTTGCCTGCAGGCCGATCCGCAGCGCAGGGCGGCCCTCGAGCGCGCCGGCGTGCGCTTCATCGGCACGGAAACCCATGAAGGCGGCGTCGCACTGCCGGAGCTGCTGGAGGATCTGGCGGCGCTCGGCATGGCAAGCGTGCTGGTCGAGGGCGGCGCCAGGGTGGCGAGCGCCTTCCTGGCCGACGGGCTGGTCGACCGTATCGTGCTGTTCCAGGGACCGGAAGCGATCGGCGAGGGCGGCATTGCATCGCCCATCGACGGTGACCATATCCCGGCAGGCTTTCGTAAGCTGCGCGAGATGCGTTTCGGCGAAGACGGTTATGCCGAGTGGATTAGAGATCTCTAG
- the nrdR gene encoding transcriptional regulator NrdR produces MRCPYCQSEDTQVKDSRPAEDGAAIRRRRVCPDCGGRFTTFERVQLRDLVVVKKSGRKVPFDRDKLLRSVEIAVRKRNVDPERIDRAVTGIVRQLESSGETEVASGEVGRLVMEALKSLDDVAYVRFASVYRNFREAKDFHELLGELKGDEDKSEEEAG; encoded by the coding sequence ATGCGCTGTCCCTATTGCCAGTCCGAAGATACGCAGGTGAAGGATTCGCGCCCCGCAGAGGACGGCGCGGCGATCCGCAGGCGGCGTGTCTGCCCCGATTGCGGCGGCCGGTTCACCACATTCGAGCGCGTGCAGCTGCGCGACCTCGTCGTGGTCAAGAAGTCGGGGCGAAAAGTGCCATTCGACCGCGACAAGCTGCTGCGCTCGGTCGAGATCGCGGTGCGCAAGCGCAATGTCGATCCCGAGCGCATCGACCGCGCGGTGACCGGCATCGTGCGCCAGCTCGAAAGCTCCGGCGAGACGGAAGTGGCCTCGGGCGAGGTCGGCCGCCTGGTCATGGAGGCGCTGAAGTCGCTCGACGATGTCGCCTATGTGCGGTTCGCCTCGGTCTACCGCAATTTCCGCGAGGCCAAGGATTTCCACGAGTTGCTGGGCGAACTGAAGGGCGACGAAGACAAGAGTGAAGAGGAAGCCGGCTGA
- the glyA gene encoding serine hydroxymethyltransferase, with the protein MAIAAAASNKFESFFETTLEDADPEIFGAIRNELGRQRHEIELIASENIVSRAVLEAQGSIMTNKYAEGYPGKRYYGGCQFVDVAEELAIERAKKLFGCNFANVQPNSGSQMNQAVFLALLQPGDTFMGLDLNSGGHLTHGSPVNMSGKWFKVVSYGVRKEDHLLDMDAIEKTAHETKPKLILAGGTAYSRIWDWKRFREIADAVGAYLMVDMAHIAGLVAGGVHPSPLPHAHVVTTTTHKSLRGPRGGMILCNDEDIAKKMNSAVFPGLQGGPLMHVIAAKAVAFGEALKPSFKIYAESVAANAKALASSLQETGLDIVSGGTDNHLMLVDLRPKNATGKRAEAALGRANITCNKNGIPFDPEKPFVTSGVRLGTPAGTTRGFGQAEFREIGKLIAEVLDGLKVANSDEGNAAVEAAVKAKVVSLTDRFPLYPYLG; encoded by the coding sequence ATGGCAATAGCAGCGGCAGCGTCGAACAAATTCGAATCCTTCTTCGAAACCACGCTGGAAGACGCCGATCCGGAGATTTTCGGCGCCATCCGCAACGAACTCGGTCGCCAGCGCCATGAGATCGAACTGATTGCCTCGGAGAACATCGTTTCCCGCGCGGTGCTCGAGGCGCAGGGCTCGATCATGACCAACAAATACGCCGAGGGCTATCCGGGCAAGCGCTACTATGGCGGCTGCCAGTTCGTCGACGTGGCCGAGGAACTGGCCATCGAGCGGGCGAAAAAGCTGTTCGGCTGCAACTTCGCCAACGTCCAGCCCAATTCCGGCAGCCAGATGAACCAGGCGGTGTTCCTGGCGCTGCTGCAGCCCGGCGACACATTCATGGGTCTCGACCTCAATTCCGGCGGCCATCTCACCCACGGCTCGCCGGTCAACATGAGCGGCAAATGGTTCAAGGTCGTGTCCTATGGTGTGCGCAAGGAAGACCATCTGCTCGACATGGACGCGATCGAAAAGACCGCGCACGAGACCAAGCCGAAGCTGATCCTGGCCGGCGGCACCGCCTATTCGCGCATCTGGGACTGGAAGCGATTCCGCGAGATCGCCGATGCGGTCGGCGCCTATTTGATGGTCGACATGGCGCACATCGCGGGCCTCGTCGCCGGCGGCGTGCATCCCTCGCCTTTGCCGCACGCGCATGTGGTGACGACCACCACGCACAAATCGCTGCGCGGCCCGCGCGGCGGCATGATCCTGTGCAATGACGAGGACATCGCCAAGAAGATGAACTCGGCGGTGTTCCCCGGCCTGCAGGGCGGACCGCTGATGCATGTCATCGCTGCCAAGGCGGTCGCGTTCGGGGAAGCGCTGAAGCCGAGCTTCAAGATCTATGCCGAGAGCGTCGCCGCCAATGCCAAGGCTCTGGCCTCCAGCCTTCAGGAAACGGGCCTCGACATCGTGTCCGGCGGCACCGACAACCATCTGATGCTGGTCGATCTGCGCCCCAAGAACGCCACCGGCAAGCGCGCCGAGGCAGCCCTTGGCCGCGCCAACATCACCTGCAACAAGAACGGCATCCCCTTCGACCCGGAAAAGCCCTTCGTCACCTCGGGCGTGCGGTTGGGCACGCCGGCCGGCACCACGCGTGGCTTCGGCCAGGCCGAATTCCGCGAGATCGGGAAGCTGATCGCCGAGGTGCTGGACGGGCTCAAGGTCGCCAATTCCGACGAGGGCAATGCCGCGGTCGAGGCGGCGGTCAAGGCCAAGGTGGTGTCGCTGACCGATCGTTTTCCGCTCTATCCTTATCTTGGCTGA
- a CDS encoding Na+/H+ antiporter has translation MQTAIFILVVLVFVAVSGALVRLVRVPLPVLQIAIGAALAWPVRGIHVEIDPELFLLVFIPPLLFSDAFGAPKRELIALRRPILDLAIGLVFFTIVGFGYALHWLVPSIPLVVAFALAAVLSPTDAVAVSSIVDRNVVPARLMHILEGESLLNDASGLVMFRFAVAAALTGSFSFAAASLSFLYAVAVGILAGVAALFVAAKMLQLLNRIGGVPAEAQVLITILLPFVAYLAAEHFGASGILAAVTAGLLTGSTGIFRFLGVSARMQTISLWTTFSFVFNGALFIVLGLQLPEIIRKVPAELTGHYPVVQPVLTVLALTLCLIALRFVWIWIGDITAGIAARLGKREAEPFGLRVRLAGSVAGVRGAITLAGILSLPLALQDGTPFPARDLVIFLAAGVIICSLVIASLALPVIARGLVEPGEDAGAAEERLARVNAANAAIAHIESMASGSDDDGEVPGARLVAAENIVAGYRRRIAASDAADEARAEAREAGRVELEMRLAGIEAERSAVRNMVRSGQINDHTSRALFTEITLTEALLRGRQERK, from the coding sequence ATGCAAACCGCCATCTTCATCCTTGTCGTGCTCGTCTTCGTCGCCGTTTCCGGCGCGCTGGTGCGCCTGGTGCGGGTGCCGCTGCCGGTGCTGCAGATCGCCATAGGCGCCGCGCTTGCCTGGCCGGTGCGCGGCATCCATGTCGAGATCGATCCGGAACTGTTCCTGCTGGTGTTCATTCCGCCGCTGCTGTTCAGCGACGCCTTTGGCGCGCCCAAGCGCGAACTCATCGCTTTGCGCCGGCCGATACTCGATCTCGCCATCGGCCTCGTCTTCTTCACCATTGTCGGCTTCGGTTATGCCTTGCACTGGCTGGTGCCGAGCATTCCGTTGGTCGTGGCCTTCGCGCTCGCCGCGGTGCTGTCGCCAACCGATGCGGTGGCTGTTTCCTCGATCGTCGACAGGAACGTGGTGCCGGCGCGGCTGATGCACATCCTGGAGGGCGAGTCGCTGCTCAACGACGCGTCGGGCTTGGTGATGTTCCGCTTCGCCGTCGCGGCGGCATTGACCGGCAGTTTCTCCTTCGCCGCCGCCTCGCTAAGTTTCCTCTATGCCGTGGCGGTCGGCATCCTGGCCGGGGTGGCTGCACTGTTCGTCGCCGCCAAGATGCTGCAACTCTTGAACCGCATTGGCGGCGTGCCGGCCGAGGCGCAGGTGCTGATAACCATCCTGCTGCCCTTCGTCGCCTATCTCGCGGCCGAGCATTTTGGGGCTTCGGGTATCCTGGCCGCGGTCACCGCGGGCCTTTTGACCGGGAGCACCGGGATATTCCGCTTCCTTGGCGTCTCGGCGCGCATGCAGACCATCTCGCTGTGGACGACGTTTTCTTTCGTCTTCAACGGCGCGCTGTTCATCGTGCTCGGCCTGCAGCTTCCCGAAATCATCCGCAAGGTGCCGGCGGAACTCACCGGCCACTATCCCGTCGTCCAGCCAGTGCTGACCGTGCTGGCGCTGACGCTGTGCCTGATCGCGCTTCGCTTCGTCTGGATCTGGATCGGCGACATCACGGCGGGTATCGCGGCGCGGCTCGGCAAGCGCGAGGCCGAGCCATTCGGCCTGCGCGTGCGGTTGGCCGGATCGGTGGCGGGCGTGCGCGGGGCGATCACGCTGGCCGGCATCTTGTCGCTGCCGCTGGCCTTGCAGGACGGCACGCCATTCCCCGCGCGCGACCTTGTCATATTCCTCGCCGCCGGCGTCATCATTTGCTCGCTGGTGATCGCTAGCCTTGCCCTGCCGGTGATCGCGCGCGGGCTGGTCGAACCGGGCGAAGATGCCGGCGCGGCGGAGGAGCGCTTGGCGCGTGTCAATGCGGCGAACGCTGCAATTGCCCACATCGAGAGCATGGCGAGCGGCAGCGACGACGACGGCGAGGTGCCCGGCGCCAGACTTGTCGCCGCCGAAAACATCGTCGCCGGCTACCGACGCCGCATCGCTGCTTCCGACGCTGCCGATGAGGCCCGAGCCGAGGCGCGCGAGGCCGGGCGGGTGGAGCTCGAAATGCGACTTGCCGGCATCGAGGCCGAGCGCTCGGCCGTACGCAACATGGTCCGCAGTGGCCAGATCAACGACCATACCTCGCGTGCGTTGTTTACCGAGATCACGCTCACCGAAGCCTTGCTCAGGGGGCGGCAGGAGCGGAAATAG
- a CDS encoding L,D-transpeptidase family protein, whose translation MRTSRRFFLSGASALAAAMVAGRASAQDVIGDILKSSARGNWDDQFDARASEGGKVASTLPIFSPQTVAFTEQAVAQYQNIVGQGGWVDVPATKKLELGVDDPDVVPLRKRLMIAGDLSQSAGISTAFDSYVDSAVKRFQLRHGLPADGSMGKYTYAAMNVSAQIRLGQLQTNLQRLKEKAGTLGSRYVLVDIPAAQIEAVENDRVVLRHTAIVGKIDRQTPIVNSKINEIIVNPYWNAPVSIVRKDIIPLMRKDPDYLKNSHIRLFAPDGSEVDPMNVDWSTDDAAKYRFRQDPGSENAMASVKINFPSPDGVYMHDTPQQSLFGKMMRFDSSGCVRVQNVRDLVTWILRDTPGWDRQHFEAAIKTGQNTPIQVTNPVPVHFLYLSAWSTGPGVVQFRDDVYALDGNSELQITSSL comes from the coding sequence ATGAGAACCAGCCGCCGTTTTTTCCTTTCTGGAGCCTCCGCGCTCGCCGCCGCCATGGTGGCCGGCCGCGCGAGTGCGCAGGATGTGATCGGGGATATCCTGAAATCCTCGGCTCGCGGCAATTGGGATGACCAGTTCGACGCCCGCGCCAGCGAAGGCGGCAAGGTCGCCTCGACATTGCCGATCTTCAGTCCGCAGACCGTTGCATTCACCGAACAGGCGGTGGCGCAATACCAGAACATTGTCGGTCAGGGCGGCTGGGTAGATGTTCCCGCGACCAAGAAGCTGGAACTCGGCGTCGATGACCCGGACGTCGTCCCGCTGCGCAAGCGCCTGATGATTGCGGGCGACCTGTCGCAGAGCGCCGGCATTTCGACGGCCTTCGATTCCTATGTCGACTCCGCGGTCAAGCGCTTCCAGTTGCGCCACGGTCTTCCGGCAGACGGCTCTATGGGCAAATACACCTATGCGGCGATGAATGTTTCGGCGCAAATCCGGCTCGGTCAGTTGCAGACCAATCTGCAGCGGCTGAAGGAGAAGGCCGGCACGCTCGGCAGCCGCTATGTGCTGGTCGACATTCCGGCGGCGCAGATCGAAGCGGTCGAGAACGACCGCGTCGTGCTTCGCCACACGGCCATCGTCGGCAAGATCGATCGCCAGACACCGATCGTCAATTCCAAGATCAACGAGATCATCGTCAATCCGTACTGGAACGCGCCGGTCTCGATCGTGCGCAAGGACATCATTCCGCTGATGCGGAAGGATCCCGACTATCTGAAGAACAGCCATATCCGCCTGTTCGCGCCGGATGGCAGCGAAGTCGATCCGATGAATGTCGACTGGTCGACCGACGATGCCGCCAAGTACCGTTTCCGGCAGGATCCCGGTTCCGAAAACGCCATGGCGTCGGTGAAGATCAATTTCCCGAGCCCGGATGGCGTCTACATGCACGATACGCCGCAGCAGAGCCTGTTCGGCAAGATGATGCGGTTCGATTCCTCGGGCTGCGTGCGCGTCCAGAACGTGCGCGACCTCGTCACCTGGATCCTGCGCGACACGCCCGGCTGGGACCGCCAGCATTTCGAGGCGGCGATCAAGACGGGACAGAACACGCCGATCCAGGTCACCAACCCGGTCCCGGTGCACTTCCTCTATCTGTCGGCCTGGTCGACCGGCCCCGGCGTCGTCCAGTTCCGCGACGACGTCTATGCGCTCGACGGCAACAGCGAACTGCAGATCACGTCTTCGCTCTAA